CAAGCAAATGGAGGTCTGGAAGAAGGTGCTGGCAGACGACAACTCAGCCCTCTTGCAGAAGATGTTCCCTTCAATGGAACAAGTACATGATGAATATTTCTCCATGGAGCCCATCAACGGCCACCCGACACTCTGCGTCTTTGAGCGACTTGGTATATCCAAGGCCGTCATGAATCTGCTTCACGGAGTGTTGGAAGACCAACTCCTCAGCAGAGCCGTTGGCCTCACCGGAGACATAACGTACGGCCTTCTTGACGcaggtgatgatgattccagcgatgaggacgacgaacATTGCAGCTTCTGTGTCTACTCCAACACCGAGTGTGGTCGAACTTTTCCTGTTGTTGGAATCGAGTACAGGCCATCTGATCCGCCCATGGTGCAAGAGATTGCCACAGCCTTGGTCGAGGATATTGTTCCGGAGCGCGATGTCATTGGAAGAGAGGATGACACGTTTACCTTTGTGTCATCGTCCAAGCAGGTCGTTACTGCTGCCATCACTCAAATATTTGACCGCATGGTGAAGTTGGGTGTGGCGTACGGGTACATCTACACGggagatgccatcatcttcctggAGATTCACGACGACCCGTCTATCGTGCACTACTATGTCGGCATCCCCGACATTGACGTCTGTGATGAAGACGAATCAACTCTGCGCTACTCTGCTGTCGGTCAAATCTTTGCATTCATGATCAGAGCGATGCAAGCGGGACCCCGTTCGGTGCAGTGGCAGGACAGAATTGCAACCCTTGACGTCTGGAGGAGCAGCCGCAGCGAGGCACTGCTCAACATGCCGTCGCATCAGAGTGCCCCAGGCTCCTCAAGCGCTACTAGCGTTGGCGATGAGGTGATGAATGATGTCGACGCAGAGTACGAACAGGTCGGtgaaaatgatgaagagaatgaaaACGACGAAAACAACAAtcaggatgacgaggacgagtATGAAGAGTATGACGATTATTACCTCGACATTGACGAGGACATGTACGTGGCCGTTGACATCAATCTCGTATGGggacaagatggagagcTTGTGCCCCAGAGAGACGAAGATCAACAATACGCATGCCagcatggagaagaaggctttgTCGATGACGGCAAACAAACCTATTGGTTCGTAGATGGCGAGGTCATTGTTAGTGACATTCGACAGCGCCAATACTGCACCCAAGAGTGCCTGCTTGGTTTGACCAATGGCTCCTCTCTGGACCAAGCTTGCCCCAATGTCGATAAGCATGGAGATGAGCACATCAGCAATCTTGAGTTTCTCCGGCTTGTTCAGAGCCAGCTTGCCCGCACTCGTCACGTATCTGGCTGTTGCGTCTCGCTTGACCTGAAAGGCTCCCTGGGAGCCATGTTCAAGGTCATGATTCCCACTCATGGTTACACATTTGTTGCCAAGGGTGTCACGGAAGAAAACGTGCCTCGTCTGTTGCGTGAAGGCGACACCTACACTCGGCTCAGAGACGTCCAAGGAGGATGCGTCCCCGTCTATCTCGGCATTGTTCAGCTTGAAGCGACGTTCGACCACGATAGCACCGCTTACAGCCACTTCATGCTTCTCAGCTGGGCCGGTCGGTCTGTGGAAAAGCTCCAGCAATCTCAAGCAAGCCATGGCTTTGTCAATTCCACGCGCAGGGCTTACACGGAACTGCACAATGCCGGCCTGGTTCACAACGGCGCAGAGCTGGGTAACATGCTCTACAATCCTCAACTTGATAGAATCATGCTTGTGGACTTTGAGCACGCATCCATCTACGAATGCCACGTCGCAGAGTTTGAGTACCGCGATACCAGCCGCAGCCACTGCGCCACTATCGAGGAggtggaagacgaagaggaggctggTGGCAGTAGCGACAACAAgagtgacgatgatggcttcgtccACATCCATAACCACACCCCCGGCCACAGCCACAGCGGTGGTCTCAGACGAGTCAACAGATGCGAGAATCTGCGTAGGGAGTTTGAGGCCGCGTCTGAGCGAGAGATGAACCGCGCAGTCAATCTGATGGAGGTCCTCGCTCCAACGCTGCGCCCGTGGCAGATCGTTTAGGTTGGCAATTTCGGCAGACATGTCTGGGAAAATCACGAGCGAACATTCGGCATGGAACATTGGAGCAAGTGGTAATGGGTTACAGTTTATCATTGGCGAGTTCGGAGCCGGACGCTGGGATTTCAAATGTGGGCGGTCATATTTCTCAAGGGTTTAgcaaaggcagagagaggctttattacatgtacttcaAGTTTGCTGGACGGATTTACAGATTGGATGGGTGCCCTGGTAGGTTTTATCTTCAAGCAGTTGCTAGATTGCCTCCGTAGTAGTAGGGACCTATAGTAGTAATACATGGAGCCTCTCCTTATTCGCTTGTTCGCTTTCCGTTCTCGGTGCTTTATGGTGTGATATTGATTCATCGAATGGCAAGACGTGAACATTCAAGTTTGTTGTTTGTGGTGTCAAAAAGGCGAGTGGCCAGCATCATTCAATCGCCGAACCACCGAGACCACACTCGGAATTAAACCTCTGCTCTCATCCTGCTCCACCACCATTTCAAAAGGTCCTCTCAGCCTTGCTAGACGGTAGTTTTCGCCTACTATCCGATGGGAAACTCCATAGCTGAGACATCATCGCCATTCCTATTCCGTAAGGGCACCACCACTCGGTCgaggttgagcttgaggTCGAGATGGGTAGAAAAGAGGTGGGGCGACACGATGCTACATGGCTGCCTTTGTGAGTGCGTCACCCAGATTTGTGCACCCGTAATTGACTATCATTCGTCCATTCTCTACCTATTCATATTTTGGGGCCATATGTCGATGTCGGATTGGTGCCGGCGGGTTTAAGGTTAAGTGTTACTTGTTCCATTGGTGGGCACTGGATTCTCACGACAGAAAGTGAACAGAAAGGTGCAGGTGGTTTTTATTACAGCAGGACCCCCTGGAAGACAACCGACATAGACGGGCGTATCAAATCGACTTTGCGTTTTGTTTGAATCTCCTTTAGATATACTATGATgaaacaaaggaagaatTATGTGCTGCATCTGATGTTGCCGTGCAGCATATTGCAGGCAGAAATCTATCACGAGCCGGTGTACATCCATTCTGCCAGCTACTAGACTACAAGACAACACATCATGGATGAGGTACATGGAGAAATAATCGAAAATCAAAAATAAtatgtgatttgattttcTATAATTAAATGGACATCTGGATTAATATGCCGCAAGAGCGTAATCTTAATTGACACTTCAAACGCCTAATAGACTGCACCCAGATGAGCCCACTACATATACCTATGTATCACCGGTAGCATCAACCCGCTGTAAATCAATTGCTACGCACTCCATCATTGACATTCGCACCAGCCCTTTTGTCGACTCTTCCTTCGTAAGAGAATTATTGGGTATCTTCAATCTATTTAATACGAATCTATTCTAATGGATTTACAATGAATTTACAATGAAGAATTTGAGAAGTGGTGTGCCTTTTACAAGGTTGAACGGCAGGCCCTTGTTCAAGTACCAATGTTGCGTTCAGCCGCACATTCTTCCTCCCGAGTATCTGGCCAACTTTCCGCACATCCAAGCAAATCCAACATGCTGGCCAAGAAAACATCACCCATACATGACTTATCCAACCGCCAGCTTTGAATATCATTTGCCCTAACAAGCTCTCAAATTGGCGACTTCCAGCTTCCCTCAGCGATCACCTGCAATTACCAACCGCAGGCATTGTTCAGTTGTGGCGTAGAAGCCTCCGAGCATCACTGGGAAGCCATGATGCAGCTCCAACTACGAAGAACTCCAGCTGATACGAAAATCACAAGGCAATCACGccaaaatgaaaagaaagccGACTAGGATCCAATCGAGATGAAACATTCTTCTCCTCCGAATGCATAAATGCCTTACAGGGCGAGTCTCTTCTATCGTGCCACGCATGTGCCAACGCGTCCAAGAGCGGGGGCAAGCCATCTCGAGCCCATTTGCTGCAATCCATCCCGAGCGGCGAATTGGAGGCAAGTAAGCAGATGCTGCCTGGCCTGCGCCTTCGCCTTGTTTCGTCGTTTCTTAAAAGCAAACTCCACTAGAGCCCGGTTTGCCGTCATGTCATCTCGGGAAGCGGGCGATCTTTGGCCTACCAAGATCAaacctttttttcaactcGTAGACACTCAAGGTCAACCAGGAGCCATCATCAAATTTCTGCATCGAAATTCGCCATGGTTCGAGTTAAAAAGCTTACGCCCGAAGTCCTGCTCAGCGACCCCAGGCGTGGCCCGGCCGTTCCAAATAGAGACGGGACTCATGCACTCTATACAGTGTCAGCACATGCCCTCGGTGACAGAACTACCCACGAAGTCCGGATTCTCGACATCAAGACGGGAAGCTCCACCCGGCTTTCTAATGATCCTCGAGTCCATGATGCCGTGTGGATTCCCGGCACAGAGCTTGATATCCTCTACTTGCGGTCGGCAGAAAAGGGCCGGACCCAAGTCATGGTGGCATCTGCCGGAGATGTATCCGCCGAGCACTACATGGCGGCAGAAATCGACGCCCCCGTGTCAAACCTGAAGCTCAAAGAGCTGGCTCATGGAAGTGTCGCCTTTGTAGTCATAGGTCTAGTTGGTGACTCTGGGCTGTACAACCAAGAGGCTGTCCAGAGAGGATCAACAGCAAGGATTTACGACGCTGAAATCCCCATTGTAGGTCAACACTAACATCCTGGTggcgcttttttttttcgtacTTTCTTCAACCGTTGCTCCTTTATACTAACCATTATATGCAGTGGAATGCCTCACATAGACCCAATAGATGCAGTCTCTGGTACAACGAGCTTGTCCTCTGCGACCGCCACTGGACGCTCCAAGGCGAGCTCCATAACCTGATTGACGATATAGATTTGGAGGCTCCGTCTCGCATGTATACCGATGTGCCCTGCAACGACTTTGATATTTGCCGTGACGGGATTGCTTTTGCTGCGAGAAATCTCAGAGAGCGAGGGCCAGACGGAAGCCCTGCCACTTCCATCTACTTTGCGTCTCTGCACTCTTTCTCTTCGGCGCCATATGGAATACCCAGACAAATATTTATACCCACTACTTTTGAACCTGCTTTGATAACAAACGTCCGATTTACCCCGAACTCGTCAAGCATCGGCTTTCTCTACACAGCCCATGAAGATCCCTACAACACTCGgctcttcttgtcttccGTCTCCTCGCTAGACGCTTTTGACGTTTTCGACCTCGTTACTTgcgctgatgatgaggatcAAAATCCACCGAGGGCTTTTGAGTTTGCTGGTAGTTCCGATTCTGTGATTTTGCGAAGCCACCAGCTGGGTCACGAAACCCTTTCCCTCCTCATGCTGGAGGACGGGGCTAAGCCGAGCGTTTTCTTCACCGGCAGCAGCTGTAGTGCCTTTTATCCGTTGACAGAGGGAGGCTGGGACTTTCTCCTAACAACATCGTCTAGCTTTGTTGATAGTAGCCTGTGGCAGATTGTCCAAGTTTCGGAAGCCAAGGTCGTGAGGACAATATCTTCAGCAACCAAGAACGGTGCCAAATTTGGTCTTTCCTCCGATATGGTGACCGAGATTTGGTGCGAGGGTGCAAACCGACACTTTATTCATTGTTGGATGATTCGGCCACGAGATTTCGACGAGACCAAAGAGTATCCTTGGGTGCTGATGCCTAACGGTAGCCCGGCCATGGCTTGGAATAACGAATGGTCCACGACGGCATGTGTGACTGCATCGCTGGTAATCTGCTCAGTTGTATGCTAACCTTTTTTCCTGCTAGAACAACTTTGCTGCTTGGGCGTCGCAAGACTACATCATTATCCTTCCCAATATTGCTGGTAGTAGTGGATACGGGTTAGAATTTACGAGACGTACGTTGTTCATTATTCCAGCTATGATATGGTCCTAGGATATGGCTCGGTGCTCATTATCTAACATCGTTTTCGCATAGGAATTCGGAATCAAAGAGGAGACGAGCCGTTTCAAgacctcctcagcctcatcgACTATCTAGAAAATGTGCCGTACCTTgacaaggcaaaggccaCGGTGGTGGGAAGCAGCAGTGCCACATATCTTGTGAATAAGCTACTGGGACACGAAGTTGCTAAAAAGGTTAGAATCACAAACGACCCCAATCAAATACTCGGTGTTGGCCAGATCCAGACTGACTTTGTTGATCCAGTTCTGTTGCGCAGTCTACCAAAGCGGTACGATCGATCCCCCGGTGACCTCGTCGCATAAAGAGCCCGTCTTTGACAACTTTGACAAACTCGATCCATCATACCAATACACAGAATCGGAGATGATATATGAGAACGACATGGCTCGATCAACCTTTTTCTATGGCTGGAAGAATGCGCCGCCAACCCTCATTATCCACGGGGAGAAGGATAAGCAATGCTCGATTACAGAGGCGTTGACTGCATTCAATTCGCTGCAGGCCCAGGGCGTCCCTAGTCGGTTATTGACCTTTCCAGACGAGGGCCATGTTGCTACGAAACCAGAAAACACCGTCATGTGGTACGATATCGTCTTCGATTGGGTCAAGAGGTGTGTCGATGGCGACGTTGGGAGAGAGGATATTTTCTGAATGGCAATTTGATTGGGTCAGCGAACGCCTTGGACCATAGCGAGATCGGCGGATGTTGGCAAATTTGATAATTGCTTGATCGTGTTTTGAAGCTAACAAGTAGGGATTATTACTCCTTGCTTCCTTTCTTCTGTTGTCTTATTTTCCTTGAGTATGTATGAGCTGGAAATACTGATTTTCAACGTCTCAATCGGAGAGACCCAGCTGTCAAGCGAACTTGCAATGCTTTGCTTATTTTACTTACAATCTTTGCTTCTTACATCTTTGTATCAAACAATAACTCCAAATTGACCCTCGCGATGCTGTCATGCTACACTAGAGACCATATTGCctatccttgtccttgatggGAAAGTCACTTCCCGTTGTGTCCTTGTACTTGTCACGGATAAAATCCGAGATGGCCTCATCTTTGGCCTGTTCCGCCGCCGACTCGTTGCTCTGATCGCCCTGGCCCATGAACTTTTCTTGCACAAAATCAACAGCTAAAGGGCACCATATTAGTGGATGGAAAATAGGGGTAATAATCAAGTGTTTGAGATGGCTAACCCTTGTCGAGCATATCTTCATTCTTCTcgccttgagctcctccgccGGCCATGCTgttcatcttgtccatgaagccgccgccgctgttCCCTTCTtggttggcgttgttggTATCAAAATCTTCTGAGCGGCGCTCTTGTCCATTGTTCTCTGCATCGTTTGAAGAGCCAGTAAGCTTGTTTATGTAGTCCATGGTGGATACGAAGTTGGTGAGGCAGTTGTTTGGGTGGTGGAAAGAGCAGCAGAGGTGTTGCGGGGTAAAGACAATGAGGCTCACGATACGCCGTCTTCTAATCAATTGACTTTGTAGGTGGAATAATTGCAATCTCGATCAAATGGGAAAATGGTCGAAGATGAGCATTGAGCAGAATTAGAGATGCAGTCAAGCTACAGACATATAGCACTTTCCGTGCTACCGGAAAGCACAGAGCTATCACGTCACAGACGTCATACATACGACGCTGCTGATCACTTGCCACCGCCTAGGATCTGGCCTTGCTCGATGATTTGCAGATTCCGGATCATAGCCTCGATTTCGCAAACAAGGGAGCCAATGAATTGTTATCTTGAGAACTTTGGCAAGATTTCAAGCACAAGAAAGGCGCCCGGATAACTTGGCGCCACGTGTGGGATGGCGATTTGCTTTCCAGAGATCACGATGCCTTCGCCCGCTTTTTAGCCCAGTTTGCTTTTCTCAGCTGTGATGGTACGACTAGTGTCTCTTTTCCAACCTCTCCTCTTTGCCCACCACTCATTTTTACTGTGAAtttttctattctttttttttcgactATCTACATAGATTGGCGATTGATGGGAGAAGTAATAGATGATCTGCTAACAAGAGGCGTATTGCATCTACCACGAAACTTCGTCGCGACCCAAACTCAGCCTCCGCTCCAAGGATTCGCAGAGGAGCAGCACAGACAACAACCTTGAATCCTTTGCCAATTCCGACGCACAGCTAATCACAGAGTAGCATTCTAGATCAATAGCTTGGCAGCTTATCTTGTCTTCCAAACCCCCCTGCTTCCATCTAAGCCGCCGTCAGATGATCATCTCGGCTTAACAGCAGTGTATTATTTCTCCCATCCGCCAAGCTTCGACAACTCCATTTCTTACGTTTTGATCAATCTTTTCAACATGGGCTGGACTTTTCGTGCAAGTAAGCTTCCAAGCTATTGAAACCCCGCGAAGACCAcgtttttctttgttttttcgGTCAAGCTGGTCCCGAGGCAAAGCAGCTGAAAATCATTCGGTCCAAGCGGACTACTGCAGCTAGCTTCTTGCTACTGCTCCCTTAGCTACGAGTTGGTTTGAATAAAGACAAACAGACCATCGCAACTTACTCCCCGCAGCGGTCTAGGCCTCCAACGCGAGGCGGGCTGACGGCCCCAAAACGGAGAAGCTGTCTTGGCTCAACGCAGCTAGCCTCCATGATAGAATCCCCCCGgtccccttttcttccagAATACGGAGGGTGGCTAAACGGATTTTACTGGCCAACGATCCGCTATTAATGAGTGTTTCAGACCTTTTAATGACTGCAGTACTACGCCGTTTTAAGGATGATATGCTAACGGTGTCGTTGCTAGTAGTGTCTCTCCTTCGCTCTCTGTTGGTCAAAAGTCCGACTAGCTGATGCCAATCCCAATCTTTGAATACGCAAAAGCCCTTTCCCATACGACATACGAGGTCGCCGATGAATCCACAACATCAATGCTATGCAATTGTTCCTTTGTACAGAGTACGAGTAGAGAAAACGGAGTATCCGCTAGTCAGCTCAACTAccgcttcttcctctccacaTTCCAGCGGCTCACATGAATCGTGTCACCGTCGGCTAAATCTTTTTACCCCCTTCGTTTTCTTCCATAAAAGACGGCGAGGAACAAGAGCAATGCTCGCAGTGGGTTGAACGGAATGGGACGCAGGCGGGCCGTTTGTATTGAATGGACCTTTGATGGACCCTTTTCCCATGTTCGAGTCCACTGGAAGCAtccaaagaagcagctcaTGCATGCAGGTACGTAAAGAGCTAGCTAGCAGCAATAGCGTACTGGAGCCAATGATTGTCTTCCTTTGCTCTGAGGCTCTGCTCAGCTGAAAACAtgacggcagcagcagttcccCACGAACGGTCCGACTCCAAAACTGCGGGTGGTCAGATAGTCTGCGTGAAATATTGAGAGTGTCATCATACAGCAAAATCACTTGTCATCTCGAGGCATTTTCCAGAGCTTACAGCCAGGCTCTTGGAGATGGGTGTATTTTCTTGTAGTACGTAAACCGCAAAGTCCAAAAAATTGTGCTTGCTATATTACATTTCTCATTAAGGCCGCCCTGAGGGTATAGCTTCCACAAGCTCATAGCAAATTCGAGCCGCCAAAGATGCGTTGTACATAAATAGGTATCTTATAACAGTGGGGAAAAAATCAttcatcattttcttcttttcttcacaTATGTCTTACGCTGATTGCGTTTCTTCACATGTGTCGTGCGCTGATTGCGTCCCTCTCTGTACTGTTGACCGAGGGactggcgctggcggcggGATCGGGGAATCGAGGATCTCGTTCCTTGtcatcttccacttccaccaCAACAGTCGTGACCAGATCCATCTGGATGCCAGGGCCTCGTAACGACTCCTGGCTGGATCCTCGTGGTCGTCTCCGCTTCTCCTGTCTCAAGCTGCTAGAGCGTCCGGCCAGACGTTGCCACGACCACCATCCACCAGTAGTTTTTGGCTCCATGTTTCGTCTTGAACCTTCGCCACCCTGAATCCAAACCATGTTGCCGTAACGTCGAGACTTTGGTGTTTGCAAGAAGGCGATTGTCTTCACGCCCGTATCTGCCACATCAAGGTCGTACTTAGaggcgaagatgatggagtGTCGAGTTGTGCCAAACAAGAGGCAGTCGAAGAAGCCGTTCAAGGAGATGAGCGCACCAGCAAAGCAGAAGAGTCCCAGTGGGATGTTAGCGCCAGACATGGATGCCACACGCTCCGTAGCCAGCGGTAGTGTACAAGTGACATAGATGATTGGGTAGATGAGAAATGCCGGATTGTGATCACCTGCAAAGCCAGGATCCGATGTACTGTCTGGGTTGGCAGCTCGGCGACGAAGGGCTTGCTGACGAAGAGAGTAGTAGATTGCAACGTAGAGGCCAGTGGTGATGCCAAGGGCCAGGAAAATCCAGAGATAGTGGGTAAACAGACGGAGATTCTCATACTCGGCGTTTATCCAGCACTAGGAGCACATGTCCATGTTAGCGATTACAGACATAGGGCAACAGGcaagagggagggggaaaggCGAGGTGaagcaagacaaaaaaaaacttgcTTGTTTAAACGTACCCAGGCACCAGCTCGAACAAAGAAGCCGCCATGCTCGCGGCCGTTATTTGTAATGGCGATTGGCAACGTCGAGATGAAATACACAAACAGCCACACAAGGCCAATGGACATGTACAACGTCCTCTGAGACGGCCGATATCCCTTGACCACAGAAAAGAAGGTGTGTACGGCAATGAGAGTGATAAACATGCTCGAGGACAAATCCCCCGttgagacaaagaagccctGTGCCCAGCACGTTTTAGTGTCCACCAGGACGGCATTTCGGTTGATCCATGTGGAGTTGAGGGCAAAGGCAATTGACTGATGCAAATCGGCCACGAGAAGATTATatatgaggatgaggaacTGGTTGGGCGAGCCCTTCATCGGTCGGATAGGCGGGCCTGGGTCCTGTTGAGGGAACTTGGCATCGCCCTGAACGGAGGCATCATTGGACTGGCGTGGGCGTTGGGCAAAGACACCATCGATACCAAGCGTGAAATCAACAGCGTGTtgcgaagaagatgcttcaTGATGGGCTCCTTGGGGCAGGCTTGGTCGGCGTGGCAGATCATGGTCATCCTGGACCGGGTGAGTTTGGCGAAACCGTTTCTCATTTTCCCGCCGGACAAAGAGCTGCCAGGAGACAATCTTGTATGTTAGgtagatgaagagagtgGCTGCggcaaagaaggaaatgCATGCTAGCACTGTGATGGCCAAAAGGCCGCTGCGAAGAGATGGCGTCAAAGGGCCAAGGGACTGCCCTTCAATCGGCAGCTCCCCTGACGGCATGgctgaaggagaggaagagggtaTGCCTTGAAACTGATGAGTAGAAACGATCAACGGAAATTGTGATTATGTTCTAGCTGTTGGAGTCGTCGTCGCATATCGATCAGGAGATAAGGAAAGATCCCCAGTTTATGGAACAATCAGAAAGCAGCCGGCTTCCAAAGTCCAGAATAGGTGGGAATCAGAGTCgtgaagagggaggggggaagtGAGAGGAAGGCTCAGAAGAAAGGCAAGCCTGCTGGCAAGAGCGTTGGGAGAAACAAAGGGTggagagacaaaagaaaacaggaAAACAAGCCGCCTCGAGTCTTcacaagaagaacaagagcgTTGTCCCTCtgccgatgacgaagagactAGAGGACGGCTTAAAGGAAAGAGAGTAAGCGGGTGCCGGGGTTTAATAAGTTGAAAGCACCAGGCCGTACAAAGTACGAGGAGGGATGGAGCAGACGGGACAGGTTCAGTAGTCGTAGATAGGAAGGAAGGCAATGGCAATATGGAGCACACCGCAAACCCTAAATAGGATGTGGGTTTctcggagaaaaaaaaaagaataggCAAGGTAGTGTATACCTGCTGGAtgccggtgctggtgctACAGTTGACGAGTACAATCTATTTCCCATTTACTGTACGGACAAATGCGTGTCCCGTTGAAGGCTTGCAAGCAGTATCCAGTGCCCATGTTATTCCCAGTAATCCAATGTGAGCGTGGGTACGTGTAGCATGTCCCCGGGCTAAGCCTTGTGAAGCCTGGTGGTGAGCAAAGCCTTGAATCATGTAGCCTGCAAAAGCTAATCTGGCGCCTTCGGCTTGAAACAGCACGTATCCAGGGGTGCTTGAGACCCGTTTCCCGTGCATCCTGGTCGGCA
This genomic stretch from Trichoderma breve strain T069 chromosome 1, whole genome shotgun sequence harbors:
- a CDS encoding G protein-coupled glucose receptor regulating gpa2 domain-containing protein, whose protein sequence is MPSGELPIEGQSLGPLTPSLRSGLLAITVLACISFFAAATLFIYLTYKIVSWQLFVRRENEKRFRQTHPVQDDHDLPRRPSLPQGAHHEASSSQHAVDFTLGIDGVFAQRPRQSNDASVQGDAKFPQQDPGPPIRPMKGSPNQFLILIYNLLVADLHQSIAFALNSTWINRNAVLVDTKTCWAQGFFVSTGDLSSSMFITLIAVHTFFSVVKGYRPSQRTLYMSIGLVWLFVYFISTLPIAITNNGREHGGFFVRAGAWCWINAEYENLRLFTHYLWIFLALGITTGLYVAIYYSLRQQALRRRAANPDSTSDPGFAGDHNPAFLIYPIIYVTCTLPLATERVASMSGANIPLGLFCFAGALISLNGFFDCLLFGTTRHSIIFASKYDLDVADTGVKTIAFLQTPKSRRYGNMVWIQGGEGSRRNMEPKTTGGWWSWQRLAGRSSSLRQEKRRRPRGSSQESLRGPGIQMDLVTTVVVEVEDDKERDPRFPDPAASASPSVNSTERDAISARHM
- a CDS encoding prolyl oligopeptidase family domain-containing protein, whose product is MVRVKKLTPEVLLSDPRRGPAVPNRDGTHALYTVSAHALGDRTTHEVRILDIKTGSSTRLSNDPRVHDAVWIPGTELDILYLRSAEKGRTQVMVASAGDVSAEHYMAAEIDAPVSNLKLKELAHGSVAFVVIGLVGDSGLYNQEAVQRGSTARIYDAEIPIWNASHRPNRCSLWYNELVLCDRHWTLQGELHNLIDDIDLEAPSRMYTDVPCNDFDICRDGIAFAARNLRERGPDGSPATSIYFASLHSFSSAPYGIPRQIFIPTTFEPALITNVRFTPNSSSIGFLYTAHEDPYNTRLFLSSVSSLDAFDVFDLVTCADDEDQNPPRAFEFAGSSDSVILRSHQLGHETLSLLMLEDGAKPSVFFTGSSCSAFYPLTEGGWDFLLTTSSSFVDSSLWQIVQVSEAKVVRTISSATKNGAKFGLSSDMVTEIWCEGANRHFIHCWMIRPRDFDETKEYPWVLMPNGSPAMAWNNEWSTTNNFAAWASQDYIIILPNIAGSSGYGLEFTRRIRNQRGDEPFQDLLSLIDYLENVPYLDKAKATVVGSSSATYLVNKLLGHEVAKKFCCAVYQSGTIDPPVTSSHKEPVFDNFDKLDPSYQYTESEMIYENDMARSTFFYGWKNAPPTLIIHGEKDKQCSITEALTAFNSLQAQGVPSRLLTFPDEGHVATKPENTVMWYDIVFDWVKRCVDGDVGREDIF